In the genome of Myroides phaeus, one region contains:
- a CDS encoding DUF11 domain-containing protein produces MKRKLFTKVLATMMLLLGISGSGLAQFKIGEDFTKSTTTENNVVFLKNGKGVVTSYLTAAKGIDADGDGWLRLTEDKLQQSGGVIFDERFPSDKGVVLDFEYKTWRNLVGDSQVPEGFAPRGGDGFTVFLIDGSVEGKDVVVGGDGHHLGYGGQLNDPYEDTKPVTGAYLGLGLDEYGNYIFEGTNGYYALNGLQNNNWIEGYDKEVMRYKFVNSVGLRGSANYKGQITPLIAYKTLKENEGGVGFSKLTSVRPNDRSFYRRVQMELYKYKSGYKVEVRWKRDNKSTTPFEELFTAEYDEVPSEFLKIGFSAGTGSAVNNHEIRGLSVFMPEGVKVEKFVDKESTIVGENLTYRIEVRNLSQGQYKGVVLNDLLGAISDSFEVKEMSFKSETGSTFTNAGGFDKNLKQLENIKVDLDSRDAAVFTIKGTIVRMPVGGVIKNTATINVGALKFYNEKEAIGIGRLESTVETQVSFVGDDFCENEGDNFISGYHSTIIKTAHGFEIFGERSMPTGGQGDDFYVPTLICPEKGFDFKGSPLHATLGARDYDNSQNFLLTTDGLYVWGSNGYQQGGGSHYSVVSPALVNTSKFQKMTLPTGVTPKMVRYMTASHRVLALLLTDGRIMINGTKSELYGDGTSEIDGNWHTVSKSGNTPLLEVEKMKVHTSGGFAYTKDGKYYAWGSVVYNGSYRNSNYGYSYAEEVSSPFKGEPEMIAITGHGEDSLVSYFTLAKDGKVYSMGSNSNGELGVGDLNERVNWETVKTEDGEDLKDIKYLNAQDHASYQTAAGAINKYGRAYFWGNNAYNMLGQDQDVKYNIPSATEPQGLDNNRVVYLEVGGHTGMIVNDNNKYCYVGHKVNGSMGDGREEEDRNFTVHTFDCENTANVVEMCGKIEIEPEPGLLIHKVGTYVDSNKDGKVNVGDHINYTFTVSNTGNTILKDISLTDGKIKLTGGPIETLNPNGIDNGTFSGVYEITQVDIDRGGVFNIALGTAKDPNDKPIVSKSIDPEPLHPTDPNYPLEDPKYKDCATCTVTTLPQDPSITLVKVGVFDEDTPGDNGNGIINYTFTMTNTGNVTLNTVELIDFDIDPFKPVFKEEQGTGSLEVGKSWTATFKYSVTDADMDLGYKFNQALVMAKSPRDKEVEAESGTEIGNENPTITEVEGGGPLMTNPHIYHKVQ; encoded by the coding sequence ATGAAAAGAAAATTATTTACAAAGGTCTTGGCGACAATGATGCTTCTCTTAGGAATAAGCGGAAGTGGTTTAGCACAGTTCAAGATCGGTGAAGACTTTACTAAATCAACAACTACAGAGAACAATGTAGTTTTTCTTAAAAATGGAAAAGGAGTAGTTACTTCTTATTTAACTGCAGCCAAAGGTATTGATGCTGATGGTGATGGGTGGTTGCGTTTAACTGAGGATAAGTTACAACAAAGTGGTGGAGTTATCTTTGATGAGCGTTTTCCCTCTGATAAAGGAGTTGTTTTAGATTTCGAATATAAGACATGGAGGAATTTAGTAGGAGATTCTCAAGTACCAGAAGGATTTGCACCCAGAGGAGGAGATGGTTTTACTGTTTTTCTAATTGATGGAAGTGTAGAAGGTAAAGATGTTGTTGTAGGTGGTGATGGACATCATTTAGGTTATGGAGGTCAATTAAATGATCCCTATGAAGATACTAAACCTGTAACTGGAGCTTATTTAGGTTTGGGATTAGATGAGTATGGAAATTACATTTTTGAAGGAACGAACGGGTATTATGCTTTAAATGGATTACAAAATAATAATTGGATTGAAGGTTACGACAAGGAAGTAATGCGTTACAAGTTCGTAAACTCAGTTGGTTTGCGTGGTAGTGCAAATTATAAAGGACAGATTACACCTTTAATTGCTTATAAGACATTAAAGGAAAATGAAGGAGGAGTTGGTTTTTCTAAATTAACAAGTGTTAGACCAAATGACCGATCATTCTATAGACGTGTTCAAATGGAACTTTATAAGTATAAAAGTGGTTATAAAGTAGAGGTTAGATGGAAAAGAGATAATAAGTCTACTACACCATTTGAAGAATTATTTACAGCTGAATACGATGAAGTACCAAGTGAGTTCTTAAAAATAGGTTTTTCAGCTGGTACAGGTTCGGCAGTAAATAATCACGAGATCAGAGGACTTTCAGTTTTTATGCCAGAGGGTGTTAAGGTTGAAAAGTTTGTAGATAAAGAAAGTACAATTGTAGGAGAGAATCTTACGTATAGGATTGAAGTTAGAAACTTATCACAAGGACAATATAAAGGTGTTGTTTTAAATGATTTATTAGGAGCTATTTCAGACAGTTTTGAGGTTAAAGAAATGTCATTTAAAAGTGAGACAGGGTCTACTTTTACAAATGCTGGGGGATTTGATAAAAATCTAAAACAATTAGAAAACATTAAAGTAGACTTGGATAGTAGAGATGCTGCTGTATTCACAATAAAAGGTACAATTGTTAGAATGCCAGTAGGAGGTGTAATTAAAAACACTGCAACTATTAATGTTGGTGCTTTAAAATTTTATAATGAAAAAGAGGCAATTGGTATTGGGCGTTTAGAAAGCACTGTAGAAACACAAGTTTCATTTGTAGGTGATGATTTTTGTGAAAACGAAGGAGATAACTTTATTTCAGGATATCACTCAACGATTATTAAAACAGCACATGGTTTTGAAATTTTTGGGGAACGTTCTATGCCAACAGGAGGACAAGGAGATGACTTTTACGTGCCTACATTAATTTGTCCTGAGAAAGGATTTGACTTTAAAGGAAGTCCATTACATGCAACTTTAGGAGCGAGAGATTACGATAATAGTCAGAATTTTTTACTGACAACAGATGGTTTATATGTTTGGGGAAGTAATGGTTATCAACAAGGTGGAGGATCACATTATTCAGTAGTTTCTCCTGCATTAGTTAATACTTCTAAATTTCAAAAAATGACATTGCCAACTGGTGTGACTCCGAAAATGGTGCGTTATATGACAGCATCACATAGGGTTCTTGCTTTGTTGTTAACAGATGGTAGAATTATGATTAATGGTACTAAATCTGAATTATATGGAGACGGTACAAGCGAGATAGATGGTAATTGGCATACAGTAAGTAAATCAGGAAATACACCTTTATTGGAGGTTGAAAAAATGAAAGTTCATACAAGCGGTGGGTTTGCTTATACTAAGGATGGAAAATATTATGCATGGGGAAGTGTTGTTTATAATGGAAGTTACAGGAATTCAAATTATGGATATAGTTATGCTGAAGAAGTAAGCAGTCCATTTAAAGGAGAGCCTGAAATGATTGCAATAACAGGTCATGGAGAGGATTCTTTGGTTAGCTACTTTACTCTTGCTAAAGATGGAAAAGTTTATTCTATGGGTAGTAATAGTAATGGAGAGCTTGGGGTTGGTGATCTTAATGAAAGAGTAAATTGGGAAACTGTTAAGACAGAAGACGGCGAGGATTTAAAAGATATAAAATATTTGAATGCACAAGATCATGCTTCTTATCAAACAGCAGCTGGGGCAATTAATAAATACGGAAGAGCTTATTTTTGGGGGAATAATGCTTATAATATGTTAGGTCAAGATCAAGATGTTAAGTATAATATACCATCTGCAACAGAGCCTCAAGGATTAGATAATAACCGCGTTGTTTACTTAGAAGTTGGTGGACATACGGGAATGATTGTGAATGATAATAATAAGTATTGTTATGTAGGACACAAAGTAAATGGTAGTATGGGAGATGGTAGAGAAGAAGAGGACCGAAATTTTACCGTTCATACTTTCGACTGTGAAAATACAGCAAACGTAGTAGAAATGTGTGGTAAGATTGAGATTGAACCAGAGCCAGGATTATTAATTCATAAAGTTGGAACATATGTAGATAGTAATAAGGATGGAAAGGTTAATGTTGGAGACCACATAAACTATACGTTCACAGTTAGTAATACAGGAAATACAATTTTAAAGGATATTTCTTTAACGGATGGTAAAATTAAGTTAACAGGTGGGCCTATTGAAACTTTAAATCCGAATGGAATAGATAATGGTACTTTTTCAGGTGTTTATGAGATAACACAAGTAGATATTGATCGTGGAGGAGTATTTAATATAGCATTAGGTACAGCTAAAGATCCAAATGATAAGCCAATTGTATCTAAGTCAATAGATCCAGAACCTTTACATCCTACGGATCCTAATTATCCATTAGAAGATCCTAAGTATAAAGATTGTGCTACGTGTACAGTTACAACATTACCACAAGATCCATCGATTACTTTAGTTAAAGTAGGTGTTTTTGATGAAGATACGCCAGGGGATAATGGAAATGGAATTATCAACTATACGTTTACTATGACGAATACTGGAAACGTAACATTGAATACTGTTGAGTTAATAGATTTTGATATTGATCCTTTTAAGCCTGTATTTAAGGAAGAACAAGGAACAGGAAGTTTAGAAGTTGGTAAGAGTTGGACTGCTACTTTTAAATATTCAGTTACAGATGCAGATATGGATTTAGGATATAAATTCAACCAAGCTTTAGTGATGGCAAAATCTCCAAGAGACAAAGAGGTTGAAGCTGAATCAGGAACTGAGATAGGAAATGAAAATCCTACAATTACAGAAGTAGAAGGTGGTGGACCTTTAATGACTAACCCACACATTTATCACAAAGTACAATAA
- a CDS encoding helix-turn-helix domain-containing protein codes for MEESYLYIIILAAAIILSSISYFINSSLVARPKSRRLANGFLVLFTIHCSIIILTRFFYNDYIFVYLGLPLSLFYGPFLYISLNAMTKGKEGDYVVGFSNSLLHFIPGIVFFLIYVQSIFMIDKLSVPYLVYYYLVLYVTQAIQFMGYALYCYVQVGKVTLENQSRLLILRIVWILIFMAMIFIGLVSYNAIPNNDQNIIYIGMFCYSLTIFQYYVQRLKNSKIVEHGVEVEVVEKVEDTAPVVEVVQKYEKSKVNGEHLEDYKALVEKVIIGDKFYLDSGCSLERLEKMTKISKHHLSQFFALQYNSHFNAHINKLRVEFAKKVLKERNNEITVTELGELSGFNSRTSFFRAFKKFEGVSPSEFIEEQLRLNNK; via the coding sequence ATGGAGGAATCGTATTTATATATAATTATTTTAGCAGCGGCAATAATATTGTCGTCAATCTCCTATTTCATTAATAGTAGTTTAGTAGCAAGACCTAAGTCAAGAAGACTTGCCAATGGTTTTTTAGTTTTGTTTACTATTCATTGCTCAATAATTATTTTAACAAGATTCTTCTACAATGATTATATCTTTGTTTATTTAGGATTGCCTTTGAGTCTATTTTACGGACCTTTTTTGTATATCAGTTTAAATGCAATGACAAAAGGGAAGGAAGGTGACTATGTAGTTGGATTTTCAAATTCACTTTTGCACTTTATTCCGGGTATTGTTTTTTTCTTGATTTATGTACAATCTATTTTTATGATTGATAAACTAAGTGTTCCTTATTTAGTTTATTATTATTTAGTATTGTATGTTACGCAGGCAATTCAATTTATGGGATATGCTTTGTACTGTTACGTTCAAGTAGGGAAAGTGACATTAGAAAACCAATCTCGCCTATTAATTTTGAGAATTGTTTGGATTCTTATTTTTATGGCAATGATTTTTATAGGATTAGTTTCTTATAATGCTATTCCAAACAACGATCAGAATATTATTTATATAGGAATGTTCTGTTATTCATTGACTATTTTTCAATACTATGTTCAAAGATTGAAAAATTCTAAAATAGTAGAACACGGAGTTGAGGTTGAGGTTGTTGAAAAAGTAGAGGATACTGCTCCTGTTGTAGAAGTAGTACAGAAATATGAAAAGTCTAAAGTAAATGGAGAACATTTAGAAGACTATAAAGCTTTAGTAGAGAAAGTGATTATTGGTGATAAGTTTTATTTAGATTCTGGTTGTTCTTTAGAACGCTTGGAGAAAATGACAAAAATATCAAAACACCATCTTTCTCAGTTCTTTGCTTTACAATATAACTCACATTTCAATGCGCATATTAATAAGTTGCGTGTGGAATTTGCGAAAAAAGTTTTAAAAGAAAGAAATAATGAAATTACTGTTACTGAATTAGGAGAGTTAAGTGGATTTAATTCGCGCACTTCTTTTTTCAGAGCATTTAAAAAATTCGAAGGGGTTTCTCCTTCTGAATTTATAGAAGAGCAATTACGATTGAACAACAAATAA
- a CDS encoding helix-turn-helix domain-containing protein has translation MTVLNKINSVLIEKTNFLKLVGLVLVVSVIQLLFAIFGFSITFIWLTIPLFYIYTKYETIEKSKLWKELVAHYIVTILVMGVPFSDDNYYFEIVNLPYLMFYSFAIYTNLVAKREHSFSNQTINFIGVFSFYLFISIFVLSFLTVMELTGSRFTVKGEFVNKGLVFFMSLFSLVSYLSFTNQEMVQDMGALLNDNIASSTEEAVSDFEIKEKKIISFFNNNKGFLETSFSLEQLAKEVGLSKQEVSEVINQNLYSSFYQLLAKYRIEYAKSLLMRDKNLTIDAVVDECGLCSKSTFNKYFKMYVGQTPSVFRSQVA, from the coding sequence ATGACTGTATTAAACAAAATAAATAGCGTTTTAATCGAGAAAACTAACTTCTTAAAGTTAGTAGGTCTTGTATTAGTTGTTTCTGTTATTCAGTTACTATTTGCTATTTTTGGATTTTCTATCACTTTTATCTGGTTAACTATTCCACTGTTTTATATTTATACAAAATATGAAACAATAGAAAAAAGCAAATTGTGGAAAGAATTAGTTGCTCATTACATTGTTACAATTCTTGTAATGGGAGTGCCATTTAGTGATGATAACTATTATTTTGAAATAGTTAATCTTCCTTATTTAATGTTTTATTCTTTTGCGATCTATACTAATTTAGTTGCAAAGAGAGAACATAGTTTTTCAAATCAAACAATCAATTTTATCGGCGTATTTAGTTTTTACTTATTCATAAGTATTTTTGTACTAAGCTTTTTAACTGTAATGGAATTGACAGGAAGTCGTTTCACTGTTAAGGGGGAGTTTGTAAACAAAGGATTAGTTTTCTTTATGAGTTTGTTTTCTTTGGTAAGCTATTTGAGTTTTACGAATCAAGAAATGGTTCAGGATATGGGAGCTTTATTAAATGATAATATCGCAAGTAGCACTGAAGAGGCTGTTTCTGATTTTGAAATAAAAGAGAAAAAAATTATAAGTTTCTTTAATAACAATAAAGGTTTTTTAGAAACATCGTTTTCATTAGAACAATTAGCTAAAGAAGTAGGGTTAAGTAAACAAGAAGTTTCTGAGGTTATTAATCAGAACCTATATTCGAGCTTTTACCAGCTTTTAGCTAAGTATAGAATAGAATATGCTAAATCATTATTGATGAGGGATAAAAACCTTACTATCGACGCTGTAGTTGATGAATGTGGGCTCTGTTCGAAATCAACATTTAATAAATATTTTAAAATGTACGTTGGGCAAACACCTTCTGTTTTTAGAAGCCAAGTGGCATAG